Proteins encoded in a region of the Pseudomonas sp. PDNC002 genome:
- a CDS encoding MFS transporter translates to MLQSVSPKQDLPLKPDPAESRSGVLAPFSIAAFRIIWICNLFANLGTWAQSVAAAWVVTEAHASPLMVAMIQVASALPLVLLSIMSGVLADNHDRRKIMLVGLTVELSGAALVTVLAFMGYLDPLMLIVSILWLSLGSSITIPAWQAAVNEQVPPRMLGDAVLLNSVNYNVARAVGPAIGGLLLSATGASWVFLFNCICYAALIWAIWQWRRDVPKRTLPPEHIFEGVIAALRFTQYSSVTRLVMLRSAVFGLSASAIWALLPLLAHRNPDGSASVYGYMLGALGLGAIVASTVVSKARQWLGSSRLISFAAATLAVVMLILGWVDNLWVIFPALVLGGACWIAAVATYNSAVQILVPDWVKARALALYQTAIYGGLAAGSFLWGHFAETMGVQGALIAAGCLLLISVALLYNSRLPELNSASIARAPGGVPGQPTFVFNPERGSVLVSIEYRIPAERTRDFVRAAKPLRRLRLRNGAERWALYRDVSNPEVWQELFLVDNWIGHLRMLDRLTLEDKTIIDNVTSLHDGDAPPVIRHGVSYESGSYEAPPETLG, encoded by the coding sequence ATGCTGCAGTCCGTTTCACCCAAGCAAGACCTTCCCCTCAAGCCCGATCCAGCCGAATCCCGCAGCGGCGTCCTCGCCCCCTTCAGCATCGCCGCGTTCCGCATCATCTGGATCTGCAACCTGTTCGCCAACCTGGGCACCTGGGCGCAATCGGTCGCCGCCGCCTGGGTGGTCACCGAAGCCCATGCCAGCCCGCTGATGGTGGCGATGATCCAGGTCGCCTCGGCGTTGCCGCTGGTGCTGCTGTCGATCATGTCCGGCGTACTGGCCGACAACCACGACCGCCGCAAGATCATGCTGGTGGGGCTGACCGTCGAACTCTCCGGCGCCGCGCTGGTGACGGTACTGGCCTTCATGGGTTATCTCGACCCGCTGATGCTGATCGTGTCGATCCTCTGGCTGTCGCTGGGCAGCTCGATCACCATCCCCGCCTGGCAGGCGGCGGTGAACGAGCAAGTGCCGCCGCGCATGCTCGGCGATGCGGTGCTGCTCAACAGCGTCAACTACAACGTCGCCCGTGCCGTCGGCCCGGCCATCGGCGGCCTGCTGCTGTCGGCCACCGGCGCATCCTGGGTGTTCCTGTTCAACTGCATCTGCTACGCCGCGCTGATCTGGGCGATCTGGCAATGGCGCCGTGACGTGCCCAAGCGGACCCTGCCACCGGAGCATATCTTCGAAGGCGTGATCGCCGCGCTGCGCTTCACCCAGTACTCCAGCGTCACTCGCCTGGTGATGCTGCGTTCGGCGGTGTTCGGCCTCTCGGCCAGCGCCATCTGGGCACTGCTGCCGCTACTGGCGCACCGCAACCCGGACGGCAGCGCCTCGGTCTACGGCTACATGCTGGGGGCTCTCGGGCTCGGCGCCATCGTCGCCAGCACCGTGGTGAGCAAGGCGCGGCAGTGGCTGGGCAGCAGCCGGCTGATCAGCTTCGCCGCCGCCACCCTCGCCGTCGTCATGCTCATCCTGGGCTGGGTCGACAACCTCTGGGTGATCTTCCCCGCGCTGGTGCTGGGCGGTGCCTGCTGGATCGCCGCAGTGGCGACCTACAACTCCGCCGTACAGATCCTCGTGCCGGACTGGGTGAAGGCTCGGGCCCTGGCGCTGTACCAGACAGCCATCTATGGTGGCCTCGCGGCGGGCTCCTTCCTCTGGGGGCACTTCGCCGAGACCATGGGTGTGCAAGGTGCGCTGATCGCCGCCGGCTGCCTGCTGCTGATCTCCGTGGCGCTGCTCTACAACTCGCGCCTGCCGGAGCTGAACTCCGCCAGCATCGCTCGTGCGCCGGGCGGCGTGCCGGGGCAACCGACCTTCGTGTTCAACCCAGAGCGCGGCTCGGTACTGGTCTCCATCGAGTACCGGATTCCCGCCGAGCGCACCCGCGACTTCGTCCGCGCCGCCAAGCCGCTACGCCGTCTGCGCCTGCGCAATGGGGCGGAGCGCTGGGCGCTGTACCGCGACGTCAGTAATCCCGAGGTCTGGCAGGAGCTGTTCCTGGTGGACAACTGGATCGGCCACCTGCGCATGCTCGACCGCCTGACCCTGGAGGACAAGACCATCATCGACAACGTGACAAGCCTCCACGATGGCGATGCACCGCCGGTGATCCGTCACGGCGTGAGCTACGAGTCGGGTAGCTACGAGGCGCCGCCGGAGACGCTGGGCTGA